The DNA window CCGAGCTGGACAAAGGTCGGCCCCAGGGCATCGATCCCCCGCAGTTCCTGTTCAAGCAAGCTGATTTCATCGAACGGTCGGTGGGCAACGTGCAGGAGGCACTGCGCGACGGCGCCATGCTGGTGGCGGTGGTGCTGTTCCTGTTCTTGCTCAACGTGCGCACCACGGTGATCTCGCTGGTGGCCATTCCCCTGTCGCTGATGGTGACGGCCCTGGTGTTTCGCTATTTCGGTCTGTCGATCAACACCATGACCCTCGGCGGGCTGGCCATTGCCATCGGCGAACTGGTGGACGACGCGGTGGTCGATGTCGAAAACGTGCTGCGCCGCCTGAAAGAAAACAGCCAGAAATCGCTACCACTGCCCGCACTGACCGTGGTAGCCGCTGCGTCCCGCGAGGTGCGCACAGGCGTCGTCTACGCCACTCTGGTGGTGGTGCTGGTGTTTGTGCCGCTGTTCGCCCTGCCCGGCATCGAAGGCCGGTTGTTCACGCCCCTGGGCATTGCCTACGTGGTGTCCATCCTGGCGAGCATGCTGGTCGCCGTCACGATCACGCCCGTGCTTTGCTACTACCTGCTGCCCCGCATGAAGCAATTGCATGCCGGCGACAGCCCCTTGGCAGCCTGGCTCAAACGCTGGGATGCCCGCTTGCTGAACTGGTCGTTCCACCACGCACGGGGCCTGCTGGTGGGCGCCTTGATCGTGGTTCTGGCCGTTGCTGCCAGCGTGCCTCTCTTTCCCCGCTCGTTCTTGCCGCCCTTCAACGAAGGGACGTTGACCGTGAGCGTGCTGCTCAACCCGGGGACGTCGCTCGCCGAATCCAACCGCATCGGAACGCTGGCCGAACAACTGGTATTGCAGGTTCCCGAGGTTATCCAGGTGGGCCGCAGAACCGGTCGCGCTGATCTGGACGAGCATGCCGAAGGGGTGCACTCCTCGGAGATGGACATTGATCTCAGGGTATCGGAACGCAGCCGCGGTGCCGTGGTCCAGGACATCCGTACCCGGCTGGCCACCCTGCCCGCAGCCACCAGCGTGGGGCAACCCATTTCGCACCGGCTCGACCACCTGCTCTCGGGTGTCCGAGCCCAGATTGCACTGAAGGTGTATGGCGATGACCTGGACACCCTGCGCGGCCTCGCGGGTGATTTGCGTGACCGTCTTTCCCGGATTCCCGGCATCACCGACCTGCAGGTCGAAAAGCAGGTGCTGATTCCGCAGATCAAGATCCATGTGGACTATGCGCTGGTGGCTCGCTATGGCGTCGCACCCGGCGTGCTGTTGCGCTCTTTGCAGCAGATGATCGAAGGCGAGCGCATTACGCAGATCATCGAAGGCAACCGCCGCTTCGACCTGGTGGTGCGTCTGCCCGAAGACAGCCGGGGACTGGAGGCCCTGAAGGGGTTGCTGATCGAAACACCCACCGGCGCGGTTCCGCTGTCGCTGCTGGCAACCATCGAAGACAGCGAAGGCCCCAACCAGGTCAGCCGCGAGAACGCACGCCGACGCATCGTGGTCTCTGCCAACACGGATGGCAGCAACATGGCGCGCATCGTCAGTGACATCCGTGCAGAATTGGCCTCCACGCATTTGCCAGAAGGCTATTTCACTGCGCTGGAGGGCCAATTTCAGGCCCAGGAACAGGCGGCGCGGCTGATTGCGCTGCTCGCCCTGGCGTCGCTGGCGATGATTTTTTTCGTGCTCTACAGCCGCTACCGCTCTACCGTGCTCACGCTCATCATCATGGGCAATATCCCCCTGGCCCTGGTCGGCAGCGTGGTGGCACTTTGGATCTCCGGCCAGCCCTTGTCGGTGGCTGCGCTGGTGGGCTTCATCACGCTGACCGGCATCTCCACGCGCAACGGCATCCTCAAGATCAGCCACTACATCAACCTGTGTGCCTTCGAGCGTGAGAGCTTCGGCAAGCAGCTCATTGTGCGCGGCTCGCTGGAACGCCTCACACCCGTGCTCATGACCGCACTGGTCGCTGCGTTTGCACTGGTTCCGCTGCTGGTTTCCGCCGACGCACCGGGGAAGGAAATCCTCCATCCGGTGGCCGTGGTGATCTTTGGCGGCCTGGTCAGTTCCACGCTGCTCGACACGCTGCTGACCCCACTGATGTTCTGGCGCTGGGGCGAAAAACCGCTCGAACGCCTGTTGGCGCTGCGCAGCGACGAAAAATCACAAGACAGTTTTTAACCACCGCGATCCCGGCGCAAACCGGGTTTGCATCACAGGACTCACCATGAAGAAAAACCATTTTCTGACCGCTATCGCCCTGGCACTTGCAGCAAGTGCAAGCACCGTCCATGCACATGACGACGCCTATCTGGACACCCAGAAGGCCCCCCATGGCGGTCAACTGCGCATGGCGGGCCTCTATCACCTGGAACTGGTGCTCGACAAATCCAGCCCGGTGATCGCCGACAAGTCCGTGCTGGTTTACGTCACGGACCATGCGGGGCAAAAAATCTCCACCGCAAACGCCACAGGCAGCGCGACCATTCTGGCCGCCAAGGCAAAAGCGACGGTGGCGCTGGTGCCCGATGGTGACAACCGCCTCAAAGGCGTGGGGCGTTTTGCCTCAACCCCGGACATGAAGGTGGTCATCACACTCACCGCCAAAGGCCAGCCCCCTGAAACAGCACGCTTTACCCCGCTGGCCACCATGCAGGATGAGCACATGGATCACAGCAAACACTGACGAGGTGACGCGCCGGTGAAGCAGGGCTTTTGATCAGCAAATGGGCTTTCAATGATGAAATCGTTGACAGGCGGGCTGTGTTCCATGGAGCACAGTCCATTTCTACGGGTATTGCCTGAATAATTGCCCTCGTGTTGCAGGCGTTCTGCTTCTAAAATTTGGTACGCAAGTACCTGCGCATAAGTGAGCCACCATGAAAACCGTCCAGAACGAAGTTGACGAACGCACCAACCTCACCAGCTCCAACAAATTCGAGCTCCTGTTGTTTCGTCTGGGCGCTGACAGTGCGCTGGGCCAGTCCGAGCTTTTTGGCATCAATGTGTTCAAGATCCGCGAGATCGTGGCCATGCCCAGCATCACGCCCATCGTGGGTGCCACGCCCCATTCGCTGGGAGTGGTCAACCTGCGAGGCCAGGTCATTCCGGTGCTGGATCTGCCCTCCATCGTGGGCTGCACGCCCAAGACCGGGCTGAACATCATGCTGGTGACCGAGTACGCGCGCACCACGCAAGCCTTTGCAGTCGAATCCGTCGAAGACATCGTGCGCCTGGACTGGAAGCAGGTGCTGTCGGCTGAAACCAGCGGAGCGGCACACAACCTGGTCACCAGCATCGCCCGGCTCGATGGCAATACCGATGGCACCCGCCTGGCCCAGGTGCTCGATGTCGAGGCCATCCTGCAAATGGTGTCGCCTTCGGAAAACCAGCAGGTGGACCCCCAAAAGGTGGGGCCACGGCTCAAGCTCAAAGCCGGAACCATCATCCTGGCAGCGGACGATTCTTTCGTAGCCCGCTCGATGATCGAGCAGGAATTGCGGGCACTGCAAGCGCCCTACGAAATGACCAAATCGGGCAAAGAGGCCTGGGACCGCCTGAACGCCTTGGCCAAGAGCGCCGAAGCGGAAGGGAAAACCATTCTCGACAAGGTCAGCCTGGTGTTGACCGATCTGGAAATGCCCGAGATGGACGGTTTCACCCTGACCCGCAACATCAAGCAGGATGCGCGCTTTAGCGGCCTGCCCGTGGTGATCCATTCATCCCTTTCCGGTTCGGCCAACGAAGACCACGTCCGCAGCGTGGGGGCCGACGCCTACGTGGCCAAATTTGTCGCAGAAGACCTGGCTGACACGATCCGGTCCGTGCTGCCCCGCTGACCTGCGGCCCCGTGCGCGTGTGGAGCAGTGAGGGCCTGGGCAGCCCCCGCCATCACGCGACCTATCTTCTTTTGCCATGATTTCCTCGCTCTTTCCCTTTGGATGGCAGCATTACCTGCTGGGCGGCCTGCTCATCGGTGCGGGTGTCGCACTGCTGTTTGTGCTGGTCGGCTTGGTGGGCGGCATGAGCACGGTGTTTTCCTCCACCTGGTCGTTTGTGGTGCAGCGCCCGTTTTTCCAGCAAGCGCGGTTGACCGGCTCGCGGGGGTGGCGCCTGGTGTATGCCCTGGGTCTCGTCCTTGGTGCGCTGCTGTGGTGGCTGTTGGTGGCCCACGGGGCAGCACAATCGACCAGCGTGCCAATCTGGCAGTTGGTGGTGGGCGGGTTTCTGGTGGGCTATGGTGCCCGGTTGGGCAATGGCTGCACCTCAGGCCATGGCATCTGCGGGCTGGGGTCGATGCAGTGGCCTTCGCTGCTGGCGGTGCTGACCTTTATGGGCACTGCCTTTCTCACGGCGAACCTTGTGGCACGGTGGTTGCCATGAACGGCGAACGCATGTCCTTGTCCCGCTTTCTGGCCGTTCTGCTGGCCGGTGCACTGTTTGGCTTTGGCCTGGCGCTCTCCACCATGGTGCGGCCAGAGGTGGTACTGGGTTTTCTGCGCCTTGAAGACTTTGGCCTGGTGCTGGTGATGGGCGGCGCCGTGGTGGTGACGCTGCTGGCCTACAAACTGGCACCACGCCTGCTGTCGCGCCCGCTGCTGGGCGGGCAGTTTGGCACCCACCCCAGCGCCTGGAACCGCGACACAGCCCTGGGCGCTGCGCTGTTTGGTGTGGGCTGGGGATTGTGCGGCGTGTGCCCTGGCCCGGCCATTGCAGGATTGGGCACGGGCAACTGGACCTTGTTGTGGGCGCTGGGCGGCATTGCCCTGGGGGCGCTGGTACAGGGCCTGCGTGCGCGTTATTGATCCGGCCCCTGTGAACTTGCATCAAGCTGCATAGCGAACCGGTTGGTGCTCGAAGTATTTGCGGATGCGCTCGGGTCGGCGCTGCACGCTGCGCAGATGCCTGGCGGCAGCATCCACGAGCTGCTTCTTGGTTCGTGCCGGCGCCAGCTTCGTCACCGCCTGCTTGATGTCCGCATTGGCCATCTCGTCGGGGTTCAACTCCGGGCTGTAGCTCGGCAGGTAGAAGACCTCAATCTCGTCTTTGTGCTCGGCCAGCCAGGCCTTCACCGCCTTGGCGTGGTGCACTCTGAGGTTGTCCAGTATCAGGAACACCTTGCTGCGCTGCCCTTTGATGAGTCGGCGCAGAAAATCGATAAGGATCGCGGTGTTCAATGCCCCGTCAAAGATGCGCCAGCGCATCTGTCCCTTGTTGGTCACCGTGGAGATGATCGACAGACCATGGCGCTTGTTGTTGACGCGCACGACGGGCGTCTGGCCCTTGGGCGCGAAGCCACGACCGCGCACGTCATCGCTGCGCAGCCCACTCTCGTCGCCCCAGTGAATCTCGGCCCCTTCGTGCTTGGCGCGCGCGGCTATGGCAGGGTAGTCCTGCTGCAGCCATTGGCTCACCGCAGCGGGCGACTGCTCGTAGGCCTTCTTCATCGGCTTTTGCGGTGTGAAGCCCCAGCGCGCCAGGTACTTGCCCATGGTGCGCACGGACAGCTTCAGACCGAAGCGCTGCTCGATGAGTTCGGCCACCGCAGCGCGTGTCCACAGCGCGTAAGGCATCTTGAGCTGGTCGGGGGTCTTGTCGGCAATGAGCTTTTGGGCCAGCTTCTCCTGTTCGGGACGGAG is part of the Simplicispira sp. 125 genome and encodes:
- a CDS encoding DUF6691 family protein, which produces MNGERMSLSRFLAVLLAGALFGFGLALSTMVRPEVVLGFLRLEDFGLVLVMGGAVVVTLLAYKLAPRLLSRPLLGGQFGTHPSAWNRDTALGAALFGVGWGLCGVCPGPAIAGLGTGNWTLLWALGGIALGALVQGLRARY
- a CDS encoding IS630 family transposase is translated as MQATDMRSLAPEARHERRVQVVRLRKAGRTYDEIAEITGLSKTGVFNICKRHGEHGAKALHDTPGGRKFGEDRLLRPEQEKLAQKLIADKTPDQLKMPYALWTRAAVAELIEQRFGLKLSVRTMGKYLARWGFTPQKPMKKAYEQSPAAVSQWLQQDYPAIAARAKHEGAEIHWGDESGLRSDDVRGRGFAPKGQTPVVRVNNKRHGLSIISTVTNKGQMRWRIFDGALNTAILIDFLRRLIKGQRSKVFLILDNLRVHHAKAVKAWLAEHKDEIEVFYLPSYSPELNPDEMANADIKQAVTKLAPARTKKQLVDAAARHLRSVQRRPERIRKYFEHQPVRYAA
- a CDS encoding chemotaxis protein, which translates into the protein MKTVQNEVDERTNLTSSNKFELLLFRLGADSALGQSELFGINVFKIREIVAMPSITPIVGATPHSLGVVNLRGQVIPVLDLPSIVGCTPKTGLNIMLVTEYARTTQAFAVESVEDIVRLDWKQVLSAETSGAAHNLVTSIARLDGNTDGTRLAQVLDVEAILQMVSPSENQQVDPQKVGPRLKLKAGTIILAADDSFVARSMIEQELRALQAPYEMTKSGKEAWDRLNALAKSAEAEGKTILDKVSLVLTDLEMPEMDGFTLTRNIKQDARFSGLPVVIHSSLSGSANEDHVRSVGADAYVAKFVAEDLADTIRSVLPR
- a CDS encoding efflux RND transporter permease subunit, whose amino-acid sequence is MFDFIIQTSLRQRLMVLGLSLLLVVYGALTIREMPVDVFPDLNKPTVTLMTEAGGMAPEEVEQLVSFPLESGMNGMPGVTRVRSVSGVGLSIVSVEFEWGSDIYRNRQQIAERLSRVREQLPEGIVPQMGPISSIMGEILLIALPADPAKASPMQVREYADWVVRPRLLTIPGIAQVTPIGGEVRQYRVEIHPEKLQALGIEREKVDAALRDFGANTSGGFLQAPGREYLIRHIGRTSRIEDLRNVVVGVKNTQPILLHQVADVRWAPAVKRGDGSYKGQPAVILSVQKQPSADSVALTQAVENAIAELDKGRPQGIDPPQFLFKQADFIERSVGNVQEALRDGAMLVAVVLFLFLLNVRTTVISLVAIPLSLMVTALVFRYFGLSINTMTLGGLAIAIGELVDDAVVDVENVLRRLKENSQKSLPLPALTVVAAASREVRTGVVYATLVVVLVFVPLFALPGIEGRLFTPLGIAYVVSILASMLVAVTITPVLCYYLLPRMKQLHAGDSPLAAWLKRWDARLLNWSFHHARGLLVGALIVVLAVAASVPLFPRSFLPPFNEGTLTVSVLLNPGTSLAESNRIGTLAEQLVLQVPEVIQVGRRTGRADLDEHAEGVHSSEMDIDLRVSERSRGAVVQDIRTRLATLPAATSVGQPISHRLDHLLSGVRAQIALKVYGDDLDTLRGLAGDLRDRLSRIPGITDLQVEKQVLIPQIKIHVDYALVARYGVAPGVLLRSLQQMIEGERITQIIEGNRRFDLVVRLPEDSRGLEALKGLLIETPTGAVPLSLLATIEDSEGPNQVSRENARRRIVVSANTDGSNMARIVSDIRAELASTHLPEGYFTALEGQFQAQEQAARLIALLALASLAMIFFVLYSRYRSTVLTLIIMGNIPLALVGSVVALWISGQPLSVAALVGFITLTGISTRNGILKISHYINLCAFERESFGKQLIVRGSLERLTPVLMTALVAAFALVPLLVSADAPGKEILHPVAVVIFGGLVSSTLLDTLLTPLMFWRWGEKPLERLLALRSDEKSQDSF